A genomic region of Campylobacter corcagiensis contains the following coding sequences:
- a CDS encoding BatD family protein, translating into MKILSLGRILLPFLIILNLYADVSATPDRYAIYKGESVNITLSATGNAHFPDVFDIAGYKVLGASSSSSINVVNGQMTKTSSKTFSFKPDKNITVPSFSIEVDGATESTAPFEIVVKEPVASTQGDEFVVELSLDKDELMVGQSAKLSVIFKMKTTSRVDDIRLSDPKLSDFWVENLGQGKQEIDGEYIKMSMNYLIFAQKSGEFEIPPITAAIGVEADGGDPFFGSIFRNLNYKQIYSNSTKIKVNPLPNGLSLYGDFQIRAEVDKKVINAGEPVNFTIRVRGIGNVDDISSFEIKEPDLLVYADDPKLQRGMISGEYGGEFSQKFAIVSESNFTIPSMSFSFYDKNLKESKTIKTDPMNIEVIPRAVSNLNINSDSSLESDCYPTEVINYKPGILPLIASFIMGALSFYVAINFKFKRAKRPKKELDIKDKIKRAKTDKELLNLLLPYINKSKKIDEILSFLDENLYKNTNHKIDKKEIISEFLRLEI; encoded by the coding sequence ATGAAGATCTTAAGCCTTGGTAGAATTTTACTACCTTTTTTAATAATACTAAATTTATACGCAGATGTCAGTGCAACTCCTGATAGATATGCTATTTATAAAGGAGAAAGCGTAAATATCACGCTAAGTGCTACAGGAAATGCACACTTTCCTGATGTATTTGACATAGCAGGATATAAGGTTTTAGGAGCAAGTAGTTCTAGTTCTATAAATGTTGTAAATGGACAGATGACTAAGACTAGTTCTAAAACATTTAGCTTTAAGCCTGATAAAAACATCACAGTGCCTAGTTTTTCTATAGAAGTAGATGGAGCTACTGAAAGTACAGCGCCTTTTGAAATCGTAGTCAAAGAGCCAGTTGCTAGCACTCAAGGAGATGAGTTTGTAGTAGAACTTAGTCTTGATAAAGATGAGCTTATGGTTGGACAAAGTGCCAAACTTAGTGTTATATTTAAGATGAAAACAACAAGTAGAGTTGATGATATAAGGCTATCTGATCCAAAATTAAGTGATTTTTGGGTTGAAAATTTAGGACAAGGCAAACAAGAAATAGATGGTGAGTACATAAAAATGAGTATGAATTATCTTATATTTGCACAAAAAAGTGGTGAATTTGAGATACCACCGATTACAGCTGCTATTGGGGTAGAAGCAGATGGCGGTGATCCATTTTTTGGATCTATATTTAGAAATTTAAACTATAAACAAATTTACTCAAATAGCACTAAAATTAAAGTAAATCCACTTCCAAATGGACTTAGTTTATATGGGGATTTTCAAATAAGAGCTGAGGTTGATAAGAAGGTTATAAACGCAGGCGAACCGGTAAATTTCACCATAAGAGTTAGAGGTATAGGAAATGTAGATGATATATCTTCTTTTGAGATTAAAGAGCCAGATTTATTAGTTTATGCAGATGATCCAAAGCTTCAAAGAGGAATGATATCAGGAGAGTATGGCGGTGAATTTAGCCAAAAATTTGCTATTGTCTCTGAGTCAAATTTTACCATTCCAAGTATGAGCTTTAGCTTTTATGATAAAAATTTAAAAGAGAGTAAAACCATAAAAACAGACCCGATGAATATAGAAGTTATTCCAAGAGCTGTATCAAATTTAAATATAAACAGCGACTCTTCTTTAGAGTCTGATTGCTACCCAACTGAAGTTATAAACTATAAACCTGGAATTTTACCATTAATTGCATCATTTATTATGGGGGCTTTAAGTTTTTATGTGGCAATAAATTTTAAATTTAAAAGAGCTAAAAGACCAAAAAAAGAACTTGACATAAAAGATAAAATAAAAAGAGCAAAAACAGACAAAGAGCTATTAAATTTGCTTTTACCATATATAAATAAAAGTAAGAAAATAGATGAAATTTTATCTTTTTTAGATGAAAATTTATATAAAAATACAAATCATAAAATAGATAAAAAAGAGATAATCAGTGAGTTTTTAAGGCTTGAAATTTGA
- a CDS encoding transporter substrate-binding domain-containing protein: MKKILLCLALVASSLFSNSLSEIKNSGVIRVGVFTDQPPFGSYKDGQFEGFEVDFANRIARDIFGQNGGKVEFVPTKAAERIDFLQNNKVDIILATLTITDERSRMVDFSMPYFAVNIGVLTRKDDNIKSVSDLRGRPVLVESGTTGELFFKKEGYTVVECPNSNECYRMLKDNKADAYANDNLIVLAYPVIDRSVSVDIKNLGASDFLGIAVQKGNKELLDVINKELINLSKEGFFRKSFKDTIDPFYKGTAEEKYFLLDDIYSIFG; the protein is encoded by the coding sequence ATGAAAAAGATTCTTTTGTGTTTGGCACTAGTTGCCTCAAGTTTGTTTTCTAACTCGCTAAGTGAGATTAAAAATAGTGGAGTTATTAGAGTTGGTGTATTTACAGACCAGCCACCATTTGGCTCATATAAAGATGGTCAATTTGAAGGCTTTGAAGTTGATTTTGCAAACCGTATAGCAAGAGATATCTTTGGTCAAAATGGAGGAAAAGTAGAATTTGTTCCTACGAAAGCTGCTGAAAGAATAGATTTTTTACAAAATAATAAAGTAGATATCATATTAGCAACTTTAACTATAACTGATGAGAGATCTAGAATGGTTGACTTTTCTATGCCATATTTTGCTGTAAATATTGGCGTTTTAACAAGAAAAGATGATAATATTAAAAGTGTTTCAGATCTAAGAGGAAGACCTGTTTTGGTAGAGAGTGGAACTACTGGAGAGCTATTTTTCAAAAAAGAGGGCTATACTGTAGTTGAGTGTCCAAACTCAAATGAGTGCTATAGAATGCTAAAAGATAACAAAGCTGATGCATATGCAAATGATAACCTGATTGTTCTTGCTTACCCTGTTATAGATAGATCTGTTTCTGTTGATATTAAGAATTTGGGTGCATCTGATTTCCTAGGAATTGCTGTTCAAAAAGGAAATAAAGAACTTTTAGATGTTATAAACAAAGAACTTATTAATCTAAGCAAAGAGGGCTTTTTTAGAAAGTCATTTAAGGATACAATTGACCCGTTCTATAAAGGTACAGCAGAAGAGAAATATTTCTTACTAGATGATATTTACTCTATTTTTGGATAA